A genomic window from Phoenix dactylifera cultivar Barhee BC4 chromosome 7, palm_55x_up_171113_PBpolish2nd_filt_p, whole genome shotgun sequence includes:
- the LOC103713857 gene encoding uncharacterized protein LOC103713857, giving the protein MNMTEGEAMGFDSMAKDASVPTIASRDAGKKKRTNRSAKLKQCKLDARREQWLNQVKNKDGKNPSMGTSPNTSSLPHPPLPRSAKSNSETRPREEEEREEHNISDSDSPTQSPTSSIYGNSSRKGCPSNSISSGSSTESTSRNVSDNEEEEPDGRGEENGVLDDWEAVADALSTDNDNNRPNSDPVVSIAEPAASPGTQNEALRGATTKPQSIQPTPRAWRPDDVFRPRSLPGISKQSSFPGSMERHYSAIQQGILALPSPCPICCEDLDPTDSSFLPCSCGFRLCLFCHKKILEADARCPACRKKYDAMGVVMDVDGGGVPKSSIRLSRSCSMSSRF; this is encoded by the exons ATGAATATGACTGAGGGAGAAGCGATGGGTTTCGACTCCATGGCCAAAGACGCTTCGGTTCCTACCATCGCCTCGAGGGACGCCGGCAAGAAGAAGAGG ACCAACAGGTCGGCGAAATTGAAGCAATGCAAGCTTGACGCGAGGCGCGAGCAATGGCTCAATCAAG TCAAGAACAAGGATGGCAAGAATCCAAGCATGGGCACTAGCCCTAATACCTCCTCTCTTCCGCATCCACCGCTCCCTCGGTCGGCCAAGAGTAATTCGGAGACGAGgccgagggaggaggaggagcgggAAGAGCACAACATCAGCGATTCGGACTCCCCGACCCAAAGCCCCACCTCGAGCATATATGGAAACTCATCGAGAAAGGGCTGCCCCTCCAACAGCATCAGCAGTGGAAGCAGCACCGAGTCCACCTCGAGAAACGTCAGCGAtaacgaggaggaggagccagATGGACGTGGAGAAGAAAATGGGGTCTTGGATGATTGGGAAGCGGTGGCTGATGCCCTGTCCACTGACAATGATAATAACCGACCAAATTCCGACCCTGTAGTCTCCATCGCCGAGCCCGCTGCTTCCCCTGGCACCCAAAATGAGGCACTTCGGGGGGCCACTACAAAGCCGCAGTCCATTCAGCCAACTCCCAGAGCTTGGAGGCCTGATGATGTTTTCCGGCCGCGGAGCCTGCCCGGTATCTCAAAGCAGAGTAGCTTCCCGGGGAGCATGGAGCGGCACTACAGTGCCATTCAACAAGGCATCCTTGCCCTGCCATCTCCGTGTCCCATCTGCTGTGAGGATCTGGACCCTACGGACTCGAGCTTCCTCCCCTGTTCATGTGGCTTCCGCCTCTGCCTTTTCTGCCACAAGAAGATTCTAGAGGCAGATGCGCGTTGTCCAGCGTGCAGGAAGAAGTATGATGCAATGGGTGTGGTGATGGATGTGGACGGTGGAGGAGTGCCAAAGTCATCCATCCGGTTATCCCGTTCTTGTAGCATGAGTTCGAGATTTTAG